A genomic window from Variovorax paradoxus includes:
- a CDS encoding GNAT family N-acetyltransferase produces MPDQTPNAPTGDGVVLRPMTPADLPFAQALTDLLRWPHRLADWEQVFAHAEGIVAERDGEIVASALRWRWGERHATLGLVVVTPACQGRRIGHRLMSALLEGLEDHTVLLHATAEGRGLYERLGFVRTGELRQHQGIAQSAPLVALQPGWRLRPAGVHEAAALQALDAAARGMPRDALIADLLASAEACVVLDHDNEPRGFAMLRRFGRGHSIGPVVAPDVDGAKALIAHLASVNAGHFTRIDIDFDSGLSECLESIGLLRVDAPTTMVRGAPLVTPAGGPSLFAIVTQAVG; encoded by the coding sequence ATGCCCGATCAGACCCCGAATGCACCCACCGGAGACGGCGTGGTGCTGAGACCGATGACGCCTGCCGACCTGCCGTTCGCGCAGGCGCTGACGGACCTGTTGCGCTGGCCGCACCGGCTGGCAGACTGGGAGCAGGTGTTCGCGCACGCCGAGGGCATCGTGGCCGAGCGTGACGGCGAAATCGTCGCCTCCGCCCTGCGCTGGCGCTGGGGCGAACGCCACGCCACCCTCGGCCTCGTGGTCGTGACGCCGGCCTGCCAGGGGCGGCGCATCGGGCACCGCCTGATGAGCGCATTGCTCGAAGGCCTGGAAGACCACACGGTGCTGCTGCACGCCACCGCCGAAGGTCGCGGCCTCTACGAGCGGCTGGGCTTTGTGCGCACTGGTGAGTTGCGGCAGCACCAGGGCATTGCGCAGTCGGCGCCGTTGGTGGCCTTGCAGCCGGGCTGGCGACTGCGGCCTGCGGGAGTCCACGAGGCCGCGGCGCTGCAGGCTCTTGACGCGGCGGCGCGTGGCATGCCGCGCGATGCACTGATCGCCGACCTGCTGGCCAGCGCCGAAGCCTGCGTGGTGCTGGACCACGACAACGAACCGCGCGGTTTCGCGATGCTGCGTCGCTTCGGGCGCGGTCATTCGATAGGGCCGGTGGTTGCGCCTGATGTCGATGGTGCCAAGGCGTTGATCGCGCATCTGGCCAGTGTGAATGCCGGGCACTTCACGCGCATTGACATCGACTTCGACAGTGGGCTGTCTGAGTGCCTGGAGAGCATCGGGCTGCTGCGTGTGGATGCGCCCACGACGATGGTGCGAGGGGCACCGCTTGTCACGCCGGCGGGTGGGCCTTCGCTCTTTGCCATCGTTACTCAGGCTGTTGGATGA
- a CDS encoding NAD(P)/FAD-dependent oxidoreductase, with the protein MSSNATTTTDVLVLGGGLMGTTAAFFLRRQHGLSVTVLERELVGRQASGTNFGNVRRQGRALAQMPLANRARAVWGRVKELLGEDLEFVPYGHLRVCYTEQQAAVLEQHARDVKPLGLDLELFDAEHLRRRWGIFAPGIVSGSLSPNDGHANPRLAGPAFARAARRAGANIVEQAEVMQVERDGAGFVAHTADGRRFRAAQLFVACGAWSNRMAEQFGEAVPMDARGPQMGVTEPLPYAIGPSIGISSPIEHEGLYFRQIARGNIVFGGGLKGPAHAQHIRAYVKPDNVLRQLRELRRFVPAFEHVQLIRVWSGIEGYTADWQPVMGPSARVPGLHYAFGFNGEGFAISPGVGETMAELIATGQTSTPIESFSISRFANELTKQAA; encoded by the coding sequence ATGAGCAGCAACGCGACGACCACTACCGACGTGCTGGTGCTCGGCGGCGGCCTGATGGGTACCACCGCCGCTTTCTTCCTGCGCCGCCAGCATGGCCTGTCGGTCACGGTGCTCGAACGCGAGCTCGTGGGCCGCCAGGCCAGCGGCACCAACTTCGGCAATGTGCGCAGGCAGGGCCGCGCGCTGGCGCAGATGCCGCTGGCCAACCGCGCGCGCGCTGTCTGGGGCCGCGTGAAGGAGCTGCTCGGCGAAGACCTGGAGTTTGTGCCTTACGGCCACCTGCGCGTCTGCTACACCGAGCAGCAGGCCGCGGTGCTGGAGCAGCACGCAAGAGACGTGAAGCCGCTCGGCCTCGATCTCGAACTGTTCGATGCGGAGCATCTGCGCCGGCGCTGGGGCATCTTCGCGCCCGGCATCGTGAGCGGATCGCTGTCGCCGAACGACGGCCATGCCAATCCGCGCCTGGCCGGCCCGGCATTTGCGCGGGCAGCGCGGCGCGCGGGCGCGAACATCGTCGAGCAGGCCGAGGTGATGCAGGTCGAGCGCGATGGCGCGGGCTTCGTGGCCCACACGGCGGACGGCCGGCGCTTTCGCGCGGCGCAGCTTTTCGTGGCCTGCGGCGCGTGGTCGAACCGCATGGCCGAACAGTTCGGCGAGGCCGTGCCGATGGATGCGCGCGGGCCGCAGATGGGCGTGACCGAGCCGCTGCCCTACGCCATCGGCCCATCCATCGGCATCTCGTCGCCCATCGAGCATGAAGGCCTGTACTTCCGGCAGATCGCGCGCGGCAACATCGTCTTCGGCGGTGGGCTCAAGGGGCCGGCGCATGCGCAGCACATCCGCGCCTACGTGAAGCCCGACAACGTGCTGCGCCAGTTGCGCGAGCTGCGCCGCTTCGTGCCGGCTTTCGAGCACGTGCAACTGATCCGCGTGTGGAGCGGCATCGAGGGCTACACCGCCGACTGGCAACCCGTGATGGGCCCGAGCGCCCGCGTGCCGGGCCTGCACTACGCCTTCGGCTTCAATGGAGAGGGTTTTGCGATCAGTCCGGGTGTGGGCGAGACGATGGCCGAGTTGATCGCCACCGGCCAGACGTCGACGCCCATCGAGAGCTTCTCGATCAGCCGGTTCGCGAATGAGCTGACGAAGCAGGCGGCCTGA
- a CDS encoding cupin domain-containing protein gives MGITILRQSATIGGLQDQGTPARPLSQPPCRLSGIDVELAGAGDNKSGIWECEPGRFERQLANAEVMHILAGACTFTPTDGAALEIRAGDTLFFPAHTTGEWHVHETLRKVFVVMTL, from the coding sequence GTGGGTATCACCATCCTGCGCCAATCGGCCACCATCGGCGGCCTGCAAGACCAGGGCACGCCTGCGCGCCCTTTGAGCCAGCCGCCCTGCCGGCTGAGCGGCATCGATGTCGAACTTGCAGGCGCAGGCGACAACAAGAGCGGCATCTGGGAATGCGAGCCCGGCCGCTTCGAGCGCCAGCTGGCCAATGCCGAGGTCATGCACATCCTGGCCGGTGCCTGCACCTTCACGCCGACCGATGGCGCCGCGCTGGAGATTCGCGCGGGCGACACGCTGTTCTTTCCAGCGCACACCACCGGCGAGTGGCATGTGCATGAGACCCTGCGCAAGGTCTTCGTCGTGATGACGCTGTAG
- a CDS encoding 2-hydroxyacid dehydrogenase, with translation MKTTFLYKSDPARGRLWAEVFRRRAPDIDFRIWPDIGDPAQVRFLAAWEPPEDLATRFPNLEVLFSSGAGVDQFDFAALPASLPIVRMVEPGIVRGMVEYVTHAVLGLHRDMPQYRRQQQEGLWKPLPVRPAGERRIGVLGLGSLGQAVLAQLVALGFDCAGWSRSRHEVDGVQCHAGADELPAFLARTDILVCLLPLTDSTRGFLDARLFSLLPTGAGLVHVGRGPQLVDADLLVALASGQVGDAVLDVTDPEPLPPEHAFWRHPRIQLTPHIASMTQPLSAAEVVLDNLERFEAGEPMVGLVDRARGY, from the coding sequence ATGAAAACTACTTTCCTCTACAAGTCCGACCCGGCGAGAGGCCGCCTGTGGGCCGAAGTGTTCCGCCGCCGCGCGCCGGACATCGACTTCCGCATCTGGCCCGACATAGGCGATCCGGCGCAAGTGCGCTTTCTCGCAGCGTGGGAGCCGCCGGAAGATCTGGCAACGCGTTTCCCCAATCTGGAAGTGCTGTTTTCTTCCGGTGCGGGCGTCGACCAATTCGACTTCGCGGCACTGCCAGCCTCGTTGCCAATCGTGCGCATGGTCGAGCCCGGCATCGTGCGCGGCATGGTCGAGTACGTGACGCATGCGGTGCTCGGCCTGCATCGCGACATGCCGCAATACCGGCGCCAGCAGCAGGAGGGCCTGTGGAAGCCGCTGCCCGTGCGGCCCGCTGGTGAGCGGCGCATCGGCGTGCTCGGATTGGGCTCGCTCGGGCAGGCCGTGCTGGCGCAGCTTGTTGCGCTGGGCTTCGACTGCGCGGGGTGGAGCCGTTCGCGGCACGAGGTCGATGGCGTGCAATGCCATGCCGGCGCCGATGAGCTGCCGGCCTTTCTGGCGCGCACCGACATCCTCGTGTGCCTGCTGCCGCTGACCGATTCGACACGTGGCTTTCTCGATGCGCGGTTGTTCTCGCTGCTGCCCACGGGCGCCGGGCTGGTGCATGTGGGGCGCGGGCCGCAGCTGGTGGATGCAGATCTACTGGTCGCGCTCGCGAGCGGGCAGGTCGGCGATGCGGTGCTCGACGTGACCGACCCCGAGCCGCTGCCGCCAGAGCATGCCTTCTGGCGCCATCCGCGCATCCAGCTCACGCCGCACATAGCGAGCATGACGCAGCCGCTGAGCGCGGCGGAAGTGGTGCTCGACAACCTCGAGCGCTTCGAAGCCGGCGAGCCGATGGTCGGGCTGGTCGATCGCGCACGCGGCTATTGA
- a CDS encoding YebC/PmpR family DNA-binding transcriptional regulator, whose protein sequence is MGAQWKAKHKDLAANAKGRLFSKLAKEIMMAARNGADPASNSRLRLVVEQARKASMPKDTLDRAIKKGAGLTGEAVHFEHVMYEGFAPHRVPVMVECLTDNVNRTAPEMRVLFRKGQLGTSGSVSWDFDHVGMIEAEPAKPDADPEVAAIEAGAQDFEPASEGHPAVFLTDPTDLDLVSRALPAQGFTVLSAKLGYKPKNPVDPASLSAHDLEEVETFLAAIDANDDVQNVFVGLAG, encoded by the coding sequence ATGGGCGCCCAATGGAAAGCGAAACACAAGGATCTGGCGGCCAATGCCAAGGGCCGGCTGTTCAGCAAGCTTGCCAAGGAAATCATGATGGCCGCGCGCAACGGCGCCGATCCGGCCTCCAACTCGCGCCTTCGGCTGGTCGTGGAGCAGGCACGCAAGGCCTCGATGCCCAAGGACACGCTCGACCGCGCCATCAAGAAAGGCGCGGGCCTCACTGGCGAGGCCGTGCATTTCGAGCACGTGATGTACGAAGGCTTCGCTCCGCACCGCGTGCCGGTGATGGTCGAGTGCCTGACCGACAACGTGAACCGCACCGCGCCTGAAATGCGCGTGCTGTTCCGCAAGGGCCAGCTGGGCACCTCGGGCTCGGTGTCGTGGGACTTCGACCACGTCGGCATGATCGAAGCCGAGCCCGCCAAGCCCGACGCCGACCCCGAAGTGGCCGCCATCGAAGCCGGCGCGCAAGACTTCGAACCGGCCAGCGAAGGCCATCCCGCAGTCTTCCTGACCGACCCCACCGACCTCGACCTCGTGAGCCGCGCACTTCCGGCCCAGGGCTTCACCGTGCTGTCGGCCAAGCTGGGCTACAAGCCCAAGAACCCGGTCGATCCGGCGAGCCTGAGCGCGCACGACCTGGAAGAAGTCGAAACCTTCCTGGCGGCCATCGACGCGAACGACGACGTGCAGAACGTGTTCGTGGGCCTGGCGGGCTGA
- a CDS encoding (2Fe-2S)-binding protein, with amino-acid sequence MPEPKPRFQPPARFVRLAETDRPVLTLHIDGEARTALAGDTLLVALLSNGRRVRDSEFGDGPRAGFCLMGACQDCWVWTPAGERLRACSTTVEAGMSVLTRPPADHWLPTPDLQQSLSRRAPEGGA; translated from the coding sequence ATGCCCGAACCCAAGCCTCGCTTCCAGCCACCCGCCCGCTTCGTACGGCTCGCGGAAACCGACCGGCCCGTGCTGACCCTGCACATCGATGGCGAGGCCCGCACCGCACTGGCCGGCGACACGCTGCTGGTGGCGCTGCTGAGCAACGGACGGCGCGTGCGCGACAGCGAGTTCGGCGACGGGCCGCGCGCCGGCTTCTGCCTGATGGGCGCCTGCCAGGACTGCTGGGTGTGGACGCCGGCCGGCGAGCGTTTGCGCGCCTGTTCGACGACCGTGGAGGCGGGCATGTCGGTGCTCACGCGCCCGCCAGCGGACCACTGGTTGCCGACACCGGACCTGCAGCAGTCGCTGTCTCGCCGTGCGCCGGAGGGCGGCGCATGA
- a CDS encoding aspartate aminotransferase family protein codes for MTHPTALPHQAALDAIDRAHLIHPVSPWRVHEQRGPTVLSSGRGAWLTDGNGHELLDAFAGLWCVNVGYGQESVVQAATEQMRKLPYATGYFHFSSEPAIRLAEKLVQITPASLTRVYLTLGGSEAVDAAVRFIVQYYNATGRPSKKQFISLERGYHGSSSTGAGLTALPAFHRGFDLPLPTQHYIASPYAYRHADGADPQALIASSVAALRAKVAELGADNVAAFFCEPIQGSGGVIVPPKGWLKAMREAARELDILFVVDEVITGFGRTGPMFACEAEGVEPDLMTMAKGLTAGYVPMGATMMSEKVYAGIADGAPEGASIGHGATYSAHPVGAAVALEVLRLYEEGGILANGQRGAAHFAAGLDALLAHPLVGDSRHRGLLGALELVSDKASKRRFDAALGLSDRIFAAGYRNGLVFRSFGDHILGFAPALTFTEDEFAQMFARLKKTLDEVLEAPDVRAAMAA; via the coding sequence ATGACGCACCCCACCGCATTGCCCCACCAAGCCGCACTCGACGCGATCGACCGCGCGCATCTGATCCACCCCGTCTCGCCCTGGCGCGTGCACGAGCAGCGCGGCCCCACCGTGCTGTCTTCGGGCCGTGGCGCCTGGCTGACCGACGGCAACGGCCACGAACTGCTCGACGCCTTTGCGGGCCTGTGGTGCGTGAACGTGGGCTACGGGCAAGAGAGCGTGGTGCAGGCCGCCACCGAGCAGATGCGCAAGCTGCCGTACGCGACCGGCTACTTCCACTTCAGCAGCGAGCCGGCCATCCGTCTTGCTGAAAAACTGGTGCAGATCACGCCTGCCTCGCTGACCCGCGTGTACCTCACGCTGGGCGGCTCCGAGGCAGTCGATGCCGCCGTGCGCTTCATCGTGCAGTACTACAACGCGACCGGCCGGCCGTCGAAGAAGCAGTTCATTTCGCTGGAGCGCGGCTACCACGGCTCGTCGTCCACCGGCGCGGGCCTTACGGCGCTGCCGGCCTTTCATCGCGGCTTCGACCTGCCGCTGCCCACGCAGCACTACATTGCGTCGCCCTACGCCTATCGCCATGCCGACGGCGCCGATCCGCAGGCGCTGATCGCCTCGTCGGTTGCGGCCTTGCGCGCCAAGGTGGCCGAGCTGGGCGCGGACAACGTGGCTGCCTTCTTCTGCGAACCCATCCAGGGCTCGGGCGGCGTCATCGTGCCGCCCAAGGGCTGGCTGAAGGCCATGCGCGAGGCCGCGCGCGAGCTCGACATCCTCTTCGTCGTGGACGAAGTCATCACCGGCTTTGGCCGCACCGGTCCCATGTTCGCCTGCGAGGCCGAAGGCGTGGAGCCCGACCTGATGACCATGGCCAAGGGTCTCACGGCCGGCTACGTGCCGATGGGCGCGACCATGATGTCGGAGAAGGTCTACGCCGGCATTGCCGACGGCGCGCCCGAGGGCGCCTCCATTGGCCACGGCGCGACCTATTCGGCGCACCCGGTCGGCGCCGCTGTTGCGCTCGAAGTGCTGCGGCTCTACGAGGAAGGCGGCATCCTCGCCAACGGCCAGCGCGGCGCGGCGCACTTTGCGGCCGGACTCGACGCGCTGCTCGCGCATCCGCTGGTGGGCGATTCGCGCCACCGCGGCCTGCTGGGCGCGCTGGAACTGGTGAGCGACAAGGCCAGCAAGCGCCGTTTCGATGCGGCACTGGGGCTGTCCGATCGCATCTTCGCCGCCGGCTACCGCAACGGCCTGGTGTTCCGCTCCTTCGGCGACCACATCCTCGGCTTTGCGCCCGCGCTCACCTTCACCGAGGACGAGTTTGCGCAGATGTTCGCGCGCCTGAAGAAGACGCTCGACGAAGTGCTGGAAGCACCCGACGTCCGCGCCGCGATGGCGGCCTGA
- a CDS encoding Lrp/AsnC family transcriptional regulator, translated as MSEAFKIDRLDLRILAQLQKNGRMTNVDLADAVGLSPSPCLIRVKRLEQAGYIAGYGAHLRLEKLGDTLTVFTEVTLSDHHREDFVRFESAIREVDEVLECHLVSGGYDYLLRFLTRGVNHYQEVIEGLLERNIGIAKYFSYIVIKSPFIKTHCPIERLFPHER; from the coding sequence ATGTCAGAAGCTTTCAAGATCGACCGACTCGACCTTCGCATCCTGGCCCAGTTGCAGAAGAACGGGCGCATGACCAACGTCGACCTGGCGGATGCGGTGGGGCTGTCGCCCAGCCCCTGCCTCATTCGCGTGAAGCGGCTGGAACAGGCCGGCTACATCGCCGGCTACGGCGCGCACCTGCGGCTCGAAAAACTCGGCGACACGCTGACCGTGTTCACCGAGGTCACGCTGTCCGACCACCACCGCGAGGACTTCGTGCGCTTTGAGTCCGCGATCCGCGAGGTCGACGAGGTGCTCGAATGCCACCTGGTCAGCGGCGGCTACGACTACCTGTTGCGCTTTCTCACCCGTGGCGTGAACCACTACCAGGAAGTGATCGAGGGGCTGCTCGAACGCAACATCGGCATTGCGAAGTACTTCAGCTACATCGTCATCAAGTCGCCGTTCATCAAGACGCACTGCCCGATCGAACGGCTTTTCCCCCACGAGCGCTGA
- a CDS encoding HAD-IA family hydrolase: MSLQDFKVLTFDVVGTLIDFEGGMLAYLRSAAPDADVSDDDFLAAYRRARADGNAGWYPDDLERCWHAVAPALGLPDTDAIAQGLRDSVAQWPAFPDSVEALKRLGKRFKLVTMTNAQAWALAHFDKTLGSPFDMLLSCDDALCEKPDARYFAYARGRFEGAWGYKQADNLHVAQSQYHDIGISKQLGITTCWIERRHAQKGSGGTIESKHTVPDYHFHTLAELADAVEAGR; this comes from the coding sequence ATGTCCCTGCAAGATTTCAAGGTCCTCACCTTCGACGTCGTCGGCACGCTGATCGATTTCGAGGGCGGCATGCTCGCCTACCTGCGCAGCGCGGCGCCCGATGCCGACGTGAGCGACGACGACTTCCTCGCCGCCTACCGGCGCGCGCGCGCCGACGGCAACGCCGGCTGGTACCCCGACGACCTGGAGCGCTGCTGGCACGCCGTCGCACCTGCGCTCGGCCTGCCCGACACCGACGCCATCGCACAGGGCCTGCGCGACTCGGTCGCGCAATGGCCGGCTTTCCCTGATTCGGTGGAAGCGCTGAAGCGGCTCGGCAAGCGCTTCAAGCTGGTGACGATGACCAATGCGCAGGCCTGGGCATTGGCGCATTTCGACAAGACCCTGGGCTCGCCCTTCGACATGCTGCTGAGCTGCGACGACGCGCTGTGCGAGAAGCCCGACGCGCGCTACTTCGCCTATGCCCGCGGCCGCTTCGAAGGCGCCTGGGGCTACAAGCAGGCCGACAACCTGCACGTGGCGCAAAGCCAGTACCACGACATCGGCATCTCCAAGCAGTTGGGCATCACCACCTGCTGGATCGAGCGTCGCCATGCGCAGAAGGGTTCGGGCGGCACCATCGAGTCGAAGCACACCGTGCCCGACTACCACTTCCATACGCTGGCCGAGCTGGCAGATGCGGTCGAGGCGGGGCGTTGA
- a CDS encoding M14 family zinc carboxypeptidase → MTAPTDTRYPTPFESGNGNQTTTWAECIAFYERLAGQFPGVLRWGEIGVSDTGVPLHAGVVTADGVFDREALKQQRRPVFFNNNGIHPGEPEGIDACMALVRDFCTQPERLAALGSTVFLFIPVYNVDGSINRQNTSRVNQLGPESFGFRGNGRHLDLNRDFIKCDSLAAQVFNRFFTAWDPDVMVDTHTSNGADYSYTMTLIPTQPDKLGGGLGQFLRESMLPAIYGDMAQRGWPTCPYMNLLAETPDDGIEDFLDLPRFSTGYAALHHTIGFMPETHMLKPFADRVASMRTLVEVVLEFTVAHAAQIQALRRDARAAAAQQARWPLTWRNDRSRPASLRFKGYRAVRTPSRLGNYERLAYDRSQPWEKDIVHFDRCVEELAVAAPMAYLVPQAWREVIERLAWNGVESQRLEADQLFDAARVYRVQSVTSRASAYEGHMFHDQLVLATHTERFQARAGDVLVRLDQPNARYAVETLEPEAHDSFFRWGFFNSVLEKKENFSAYVFEDTALQMLEDEPELKRQFEQWKADYPEKLTDPQAVLGFLFAHGRRHAEPGWRRYPVVGLM, encoded by the coding sequence ATGACTGCTCCAACAGACACCCGGTACCCCACGCCGTTCGAATCGGGCAACGGCAACCAGACCACCACCTGGGCCGAATGCATCGCTTTCTACGAGCGGCTGGCCGGGCAGTTTCCCGGCGTGCTGCGCTGGGGTGAGATCGGCGTGTCGGACACAGGCGTTCCCCTTCACGCCGGCGTGGTCACTGCCGATGGCGTGTTCGACCGCGAAGCGCTGAAGCAGCAGCGTCGCCCGGTGTTCTTCAACAACAACGGCATCCACCCCGGCGAGCCAGAAGGCATCGACGCCTGCATGGCGCTGGTGCGCGATTTCTGCACGCAGCCCGAGCGGCTGGCGGCGCTGGGCAGCACGGTGTTCCTGTTCATCCCTGTCTACAACGTGGACGGCAGCATCAACCGGCAGAACACCTCGCGCGTGAACCAGCTCGGGCCCGAGTCGTTCGGCTTCCGCGGCAACGGCCGGCACCTGGACCTGAATCGCGACTTCATCAAGTGCGACAGCCTGGCGGCGCAGGTGTTCAACCGGTTCTTCACCGCGTGGGACCCGGACGTGATGGTCGACACCCACACCTCCAACGGCGCGGACTACAGCTACACCATGACGCTGATCCCGACCCAGCCCGACAAGCTGGGCGGCGGGCTCGGGCAGTTCCTGCGCGAAAGCATGCTGCCTGCGATCTACGGCGACATGGCGCAACGCGGCTGGCCCACCTGCCCGTACATGAACCTGCTGGCCGAGACACCCGACGACGGCATCGAAGACTTCCTCGACCTGCCGCGCTTTTCCACCGGCTATGCGGCGCTGCACCACACCATCGGCTTCATGCCCGAGACCCACATGCTCAAGCCCTTTGCCGACCGCGTGGCTTCCATGCGGACGCTGGTCGAGGTGGTGCTGGAGTTCACCGTCGCGCACGCGGCGCAGATTCAGGCGCTGCGCCGCGACGCCAGGGCTGCTGCAGCGCAGCAGGCGCGCTGGCCGCTGACATGGCGCAACGACCGCAGCCGGCCGGCCAGCTTGCGCTTCAAGGGCTATCGCGCGGTTCGCACGCCGAGCCGGCTCGGGAACTACGAGCGCCTGGCCTACGACCGCAGCCAGCCGTGGGAAAAAGACATCGTGCACTTCGATCGCTGCGTGGAAGAGCTGGCAGTGGCTGCGCCCATGGCCTATCTGGTGCCGCAAGCCTGGCGCGAAGTGATCGAGCGGCTGGCGTGGAACGGCGTCGAGTCGCAGCGCCTGGAAGCGGACCAGTTGTTCGATGCGGCTCGGGTGTACCGCGTGCAGAGCGTGACCTCGCGCGCGAGCGCCTACGAAGGCCACATGTTCCATGACCAGCTGGTGCTCGCCACGCACACCGAGCGCTTCCAGGCGCGCGCGGGTGACGTGCTGGTTCGGCTGGACCAGCCCAACGCCCGCTACGCGGTCGAGACGCTGGAGCCGGAGGCCCACGACAGCTTCTTCCGCTGGGGCTTCTTCAACAGCGTGCTGGAGAAGAAGGAGAACTTCTCGGCCTACGTGTTCGAAGACACCGCACTCCAGATGCTGGAGGACGAGCCCGAGTTGAAGCGCCAGTTCGAGCAATGGAAGGCGGACTACCCCGAGAAGCTGACCGATCCGCAAGCGGTGCTGGGCTTTCTCTTCGCTCACGGCCGGCGCCAT
- a CDS encoding FAD/NAD(P)-dependent oxidoreductase — MSGAPPSFPSASPRIVVVGTGPGGVRAAQALVRAGVRPIVVDESRRDGGQIYRRQPEGFKRPYAKLYGTEAEKAQALHRDFDALRDHVDYRGDTLAWNVSEGALHVVHAGEPQTLPFDALLVCSGATDRLMPVAGWHRAGCYSLGASQIALKAQACAIGSRVVFLGSGPLLYLVASQYVQAGAQVAAVFDTAPATKPWGAVAGLLARPRLALRGLALIRSLRRAGVPVLQGVAPLRIDGDDSLGVQAVAVRDAQGREQRFECDAVGLGWHLRAETQLADIARCDFEFEPLSRQWLPRIDADGRSSTKGVYLAGDGVRILGADGAEAAGRLAALAALADLGHAPGRALYDAESTALRRTLAQMNRFREGLARAFPWPHAQAAALPDDAIVCRCEAVTAGELRRCVNEMDSHEVNRAKAFSRVGMGRCQGRFCGHASAEIVAQASGVPVQLVGRLRSQAPVKPLMMNTREVQQA; from the coding sequence ATGAGCGGGGCGCCTCCTTCTTTTCCTTCTGCTTCACCGCGCATCGTGGTGGTTGGCACCGGCCCCGGCGGCGTGCGCGCCGCGCAGGCGCTGGTGCGTGCCGGCGTGCGGCCCATCGTCGTCGACGAAAGCCGGCGCGACGGCGGCCAGATCTACCGTCGCCAGCCCGAAGGCTTCAAGCGCCCCTACGCCAAGCTCTATGGCACCGAGGCCGAGAAGGCGCAGGCGCTGCACCGCGACTTCGACGCGCTGCGCGATCACGTCGACTACCGCGGCGACACGCTGGCCTGGAACGTGAGCGAAGGCGCGCTGCACGTCGTGCATGCCGGCGAGCCGCAGACGCTGCCCTTCGACGCCCTGCTGGTGTGCAGCGGCGCGACCGACCGGCTGATGCCCGTGGCGGGCTGGCACCGCGCCGGCTGCTACAGCCTGGGTGCATCGCAGATCGCGCTGAAGGCGCAGGCCTGCGCCATTGGTTCGCGCGTCGTCTTCCTGGGCAGTGGCCCGTTGCTGTATCTCGTGGCCTCGCAGTACGTACAGGCCGGCGCGCAGGTGGCGGCGGTGTTCGACACAGCACCGGCCACCAAGCCCTGGGGCGCAGTGGCCGGTTTGCTTGCAAGGCCGCGATTGGCGCTGCGCGGGCTCGCGCTGATTCGCAGCCTGCGCCGCGCGGGCGTGCCGGTGCTGCAGGGCGTGGCGCCGCTGCGCATCGACGGCGACGACAGCTTGGGCGTGCAGGCCGTGGCCGTGCGCGATGCGCAGGGGCGCGAGCAGCGCTTCGAATGCGACGCCGTGGGCCTCGGCTGGCATCTGCGCGCCGAAACGCAGCTGGCCGACATTGCGCGCTGCGACTTCGAATTCGAGCCGCTGAGCCGGCAGTGGCTGCCACGCATCGACGCCGATGGCCGCAGCAGCACCAAGGGCGTGTACCTGGCCGGCGACGGGGTTCGCATTCTCGGGGCCGATGGCGCGGAGGCCGCTGGCCGGCTGGCAGCGCTCGCCGCGCTGGCCGATCTCGGCCATGCGCCGGGCCGTGCGCTCTACGACGCCGAGTCCACCGCGCTGCGCCGCACGCTGGCGCAGATGAATCGCTTCCGTGAAGGCCTGGCGCGTGCCTTTCCATGGCCGCATGCACAGGCCGCGGCACTGCCCGACGACGCGATCGTGTGCCGCTGCGAGGCCGTGACGGCAGGCGAACTGCGCCGCTGCGTCAATGAGATGGACAGCCATGAAGTCAACCGCGCCAAGGCCTTCAGCCGCGTCGGCATGGGGCGCTGCCAGGGCCGCTTCTGCGGCCACGCCTCGGCCGAGATCGTGGCGCAGGCCAGCGGCGTGCCCGTGCAACTGGTGGGGCGCCTGCGCTCGCAGGCGCCGGTCAAGCCGCTGATGATGAACACGCGTGAGGTGCAACAGGCATGA
- a CDS encoding GFA family protein, with product MLAGKCLCGAVHYTVADEFAYALNCHCSDCRRATGSAFKPFAGIERGKLAITQGEDAVMIYGKKDAGDIHCAKCGSLLYSVVRDGQFVHVTLGTLVDAPAIRPTAHIFVGSKAPWFTITDDLPQHKGHVGEN from the coding sequence ATGCTCGCGGGAAAGTGCCTCTGCGGTGCCGTCCACTACACGGTGGCGGATGAATTCGCCTACGCCCTGAACTGCCACTGCTCGGACTGCCGGCGCGCGACGGGCTCGGCCTTCAAGCCCTTCGCGGGCATCGAGCGCGGCAAGCTCGCCATCACGCAGGGCGAAGACGCAGTGATGATCTACGGCAAGAAGGACGCGGGCGACATTCACTGCGCAAAGTGCGGCTCGCTGCTCTATTCGGTGGTGCGCGACGGCCAGTTCGTGCACGTCACGCTGGGCACGCTGGTCGATGCGCCAGCGATTCGCCCGACCGCGCACATCTTCGTCGGCTCGAAGGCGCCGTGGTTCACGATCACGGACGACCTGCCGCAGCACAAGGGCCACGTCGGCGAGAACTGA